The Argopecten irradians isolate NY chromosome 4, Ai_NY, whole genome shotgun sequence genome has a window encoding:
- the LOC138322284 gene encoding xanthine dehydrogenase/oxidase-like yields the protein MDSTSDPLVFFVNGKKVKIGEPDPETTLLQYLRRSLYLTGTKQACGQGACGACTVMVSYVNINTKAIRHITVNACLVPICYLHGMAVTTVEGIGSTRNGLHPIQKSLVEYHGLQCGFCTPGMVMTMYTLFRNNPEPTQDQMERVLEGNLCRCTGYRPIVEAFKSAKEKCPCGLGFCLETSDTTVQTESKKPNEGNVSTQDVIFPPELQLNPEYHNRMVKFRSAKYTWYRPITLVELLNLYNKFPDAQLTNKTAMGYGRRFTDWVGVDQIRNTARKIVKYKFMLCNYVYFPLKSYLSLMCGEVYLTGTKQACGQGACGACTVMVSYVNINTKAIRHITVNACLVPICYLHGMAVTTVEGIGSTRNGLHPVQKSLVESHGLQCGFCTPGMVMTMYTLFRNNPEPTQDQMERVLEGNLCRCTGYRPIVEAFKSAKEKCPCGLGFCLETSDTTVQTESKKTNEGNVSTQDVIFPPELQLNPEYHNRMVKFRSAKYTWYRPITLEELLNLYNKFPDAQLVSGCNTIGYLLRQGDFNSKVIICCTNIPELHGVQISSSEIRIGASVTMGELESDLTVFKSNKTAMAMVDVLRWVGVDQIRNTATLGGHVMSEIPNLDMKTFFLASGASLELQTMDGGVRMIPMDDEFIKNVQDGGFRDQILVSIRVPLMSEDEYILGIKQPKRRGFDYGIVTTGMYVQFEKGTNVVQNLRLAFGGTDNKPVLAKKSANLAIKRTWCEDTLETVTDCLVTELQSTAYANSSFRTTLACSFFLKFFMTIKAKLETGSSDNSTDFSTVPTSGVQVYDVPDEDGTHAVWKPIPNVTSEYITAGEAQFVDDIPNSTNELFAGVVTSAHAHAKILSVDVSAALAIDGVVDYIDHKDVPFHNKYGPLAPDDTLFCENEVMYNGQVIGAILAVSREVASRAVKLVKVTYEPLEAIISLEDAILKESFLGDPYRVASGSMEKAETEADFVVEGGCETGSQEHMYLEPQSTVVVPRKEQHEVDIVSSTQGVTQVQDEIAKFLGLESSRISVRVKRAGGGFGGKATNSIITAGIAAVGAWKTNQPVRCVFDREVDVRVTGKRHPVKALYQLYYKKDGQIVGVDVKFFFGAGYSTDLSPFIMQACMFLTQGCYDFTNMKAEGRLCRTNLPSNTAFRGFGSPQALFVVESMIQKVAFNLNIPVEQVRSKNILRQGAVTPFHMPINDDNLYRCWQECKSDSEYDKRIENIRKFNSANRWKKRGISVVPAMLPIGYPPLFLNQAGALVHVYKDGSVRLAHGGAELGQGLHTKMIQIAATVLEIPHEKIIIAETSTTTVPNTFETSGSTGTDLYAGAVLDACRKIKERLAPIKENDPEGGWHAWVMTAYFSRVSLSATGFFKLRTEGYNFQTHTGIHAHYFTYGSACTEVEIDVLTGEHQLVRTDIVLDVGKSINPAIDVGQIEGGFIQGSGMMTYEEVNIDKDGKIAETGPLDYKIPGIRNIPKVMNVKLLKDSEGPKTCYSAKGIGEPPLLLAISVFYAIKEAVLAARTEENLTNDCFFNSPATVEKIRMACQDKITQKTK from the exons GTTAAAATTGGGGAACCGGATCCGGAAACGACCCTTTTGCAGTACTTACGAAGATCCT TATACCTAACAGGTACCAAACAGGCATGCGGACAAGGGGCTTGTGGGGCCTGCACAGTGATGGTTTCCTACGTTAATATCAACACAAAGGCAATAAG GCACATCACCGTGAACGCTTGCCTTGTACCGATATGTTACCTACACGGAATGGCCGTGACCACAGTAGAGGGGATAGGCAGTACTCGCAATGGACTCCATCCGATCCAG AAAAGCCTTGTGGAGTACCACGGCCTTCAGTGTGGATTTTGTACCCCTGGTATGGTGATGACCATGTATACACTATTTAGGAACAACCCAGAACCCACACAAGATCAAATGGAAAGAGTTCTAGAAG GAAACCTCTGTAGATGTACAGGGTATAGACCCATTGTGGAAGCTTTCAAATCGGCCAAAGAG AAATGTCCCTGTGGATTAGGATTTTGTTTGGAGACATCTGACACAACAGTGCAAACAGAATCTAAAAAACCAAACGAAGGAAATGTGTCGACACAAGATGTCATATTCCCTCCAGAATTACAG TTGAATCCAGAATACCACAATAGAATGGTCAAGTTTAGGAGTGCTAAGTATACTTGGTATCGACCAATCACTCTCGTGGAACTCCTGAATCTCTACAACAAATTCCCAGACGCTCAACTA ACTAACAAGACAGCAATGGGCTATGGTAGACGTTTTACGGATTGGGTTGGTGTGGACCAGATCAGAAACACTGCT AGAAAGATAGTCAAATATAAATTCATGTTGtgtaattatgtttattttccaTTGAAATCCTATTTGTCCTTGATGTGTGGAGAAGTATACCTAACAGGTACCAAACAGGCATGCGGACAAGGGGCTTGTGGGGCCTGTACAGTGATGGTTTCTTACGTCAATATCAACACAAAGGCAATAAG GCACATCACCGTGAACGCTTGCCTTGTACCGATATGTTACCTACACGGAATGGCCGTGACCACAGTAGAGGGGATAGGCAGTACTCGCAATGGACTCCATCCGGTCCAG AAAAGCCTTGTGGAGTCCCACGGCCTTCAGTGTGGATTCTGTACCCCTGGTATGGTGATGACCATGTATACACTATTTAGGAACAACCCAGAACCCACACAAGATCAAATGGAAAGAGTTCTGGAAG GAAACCTCTGTAGATGTACAGGGTATAGACCCATTGTGGAAGCTTTCAAATCGGCCAAAGAG AAATGTCCCTGTGGATTAGGATTTTGTTTGGAGACATCTGACACAACAGTGCAAACAGAAtctaaaaaaacaaatgaaGGAAATGTGTCGACACAAGATGTCATATTCCCTCCAGAATTACAG TTGAATCCAGAATACCACAATAGAATGGTCAAGTTTAGGAGTGCTAAGTATACTTGGTATCGACCAATCACTCTCGAGGAACTCCTGAATCTCTACAACAAATTCCCAGACGCTCAACTAGTATCCGGGTGTAACACAATCG GTTACCTACTTCGTCAAGGGGATTTCAACTCTAAAGTCATCATATGCTGTACCAACATACCTGAACTTCACGGCGTGCAAATCAGCTCCTCGGAGATACGTATAGGTGCTAGTGTTACCATGGGAGAACTAGAGTCAGATCTCACCGTCTTCAAAT CTAACAAGACAGCAATGGCTATGGTAGACGTTTTACGGTGGGTTGGTGTGGACCAGATCAGAAACACTGCT ACGCTTGGGGGTCACGTGATGAGTGAAATACCAAACCTTGACATGAAAACGTTTTTCCTGGCCTCTGGAGCCTCGTTAGAACTTCAAACGATGGATGGAG GAGTCCGAATGATTCCTATGGATGACGAGTTCATCAAAAATGTACAGGACGGCGGCTTCCGAGATCAAATACTAGTCTCTATAAGGGTTCCTTTGATGTCAGAA gACGAATACATCTTGGGTATAAAACAGCCTAAACGTCGTGGCTTTGACTACGGCATTGTCACCACTGGGATGTATGTACAGTTCGAGAAGGGTACGAACGTTGTTCAAAATTTGAGGCTGGCGTTCGGAGGCACAGACAATAAACCAGTACTGGCCAAGAAATCGGCAAATTTGGCTATTAAGAG AACCTGGTGTGAGGATACATTAGAGACGGTCACTGATTGTCTGGTTACCGAGCTCCAAAGTACAGCATATGCCAACTCGTCTTTTAGGACTACACTAGCATGCAGCTTTTTCTTAAAATTCTTCATGACGATAAAGGCAAAACTTGAG ACAGGTTCATCTGATAATAGCACAGATTTCTCGACTGTCCCAACATCCGGGGTACAGGTGTATGATGTCCCTGACGAGGACGGTACTCACGCTGTGTGGAAACCTATTCCTAACGTGACGTCTGAATACATCACTGCTGGCGAGGCTCAATTTGTAGACGACATTCCAAATTCGACAA ACGAATTATTCGCGGGAGTTGTAACCAGTGCGCATGCCCATGCCAAGATACTGTCTGTGGACGTGTCAGCAGCTTTAGCAATAGATGGTGTCGTCGACTACATAGACCACAAAGACGTTCCTTTTCACAACAAATACGGACCATTAGCTCCGGATGATACGCTGTTCTGTGAAAATGAG GTGATGTATAATGGACAGGTGATCGGTGCCATCCTAGCAGTAAGCAGAGAAGTTGCAAGCCGTGCTGTCAAACTGGTCAAAGTGACCTACGAACCTTTAGAAGCAATCATATCCCTAGAG GATGCCATCCTGAAGGAAAGTTTTTTAGGCGATCCTTATCGAGTGGCGAGTGGAAGTATGGAGAAGGCCGAGACAGAGGCAGACTTCGTCGTAGAGGGGGGCTGTGAGACTGGGTCACAGGAACATATGTACTTGGAACCTCAGTCAACTGTGGTCGTACCCAGGAAAGAACAGCATGAAGTCGACATTGTTAGCTCTACACAAGGTGTAACGCAAGTACAG GACGAGATTGCTAAATTCCTCGGATTAGAGAGCAGTCGGATTTCTGTAAGAGTTAAACGAGCAG GTGGTGGATTCGGTGGGAAAGCTACCAACTCTATAATAACTGCTGGTATCGCGGCCGTAGGTGCATGGAA GACTAATCAACCAGTCAGATGTGTATTTGATAGAGAAGTTGATGTACGGGTTACTGGTAAACGGCACCCCGTGAAGGCTCTATACCAG CTGTATTACAAAAAGGACGGACAAATAGTTGGTGTTGATGTGAAGTTCTTCTTCGGTGCAGGATACTCGACAGATCTAAGTCCGTTT ATAATGCAAGCCTGTATGTTCCTGACCCAAGGATGTTATGACTTCACGAACATGAAAGCTGAAGGCAGATTGTGTCGCACGAACTTGCCGTCTAACACTGCCTTCAGAGGATTTGGTTCTCCACAAGCCTTGTTCGTGGTCGAGTCGATGATACAAAAAGTGGCTTTCAACCTGAACATACCAGTGGAACAA GTACGGAGCAAAAATATTTTGCGACAAGGTGCAGTGACACCATTCCATATGCCTATCAATGACGACAACCTGTACCGCTGTTGGCAAGAGTGTAAAAGTGATAGCGAATACGACAAACGGATAGAAAATATCCGGAAATTCAACAG TGCTAATCGCTGGAAGAAGAGGGGGATTTCAGTTGTACCAGCTATGCTTCCGATTGGCTATCCGCCCTTGTTCCTAAACCAG GCGGGAGCTTTGGTTCATGTTTATAAAGACGGATCCGTACGTCTGGCTCATGGTGGTGCAGAGCTAGGACAGGGACTACACACAAAAATGATCCAG ATTGCGGCCACTGTATTGGAAATCCCACATGAGAAGATTATAATAGCTGAAACTAGTACGACAACGGTACCCAACACGTTTGAAACAAGCGGAAGTACAGGTACCGACCTATACGCCGGCGCCGTGCTG GATGCCTGCAGGAAAATAAAGGAGAGACTGGCTCCTATAAAAGAGAATGATCCAGAAGGCGGATGGCATGCTTGG GTGATGACTGCTTACTTTTCGAGAGTCAGTCTTTCTGCAACAGGATTCTTTAA ATTACGCACAGAAGGATACAACTTTCAAACCCACACTGGGATTCATGCTCACTACTTTACCTATGGCAGTGCATGTACTGAGGTAGAGATCGATGTTTTAACTGGCGAACATCAG TTGGTAAGAACTGATATCGTACTAGACGTCGGTAAGAGCATTAATCCTGCAATTGACGTTGGGCAGATAGAAGGAGGATTCATTCAG GGTTCTGGCATGATGACTTATGAAGAAGTTAATATCGACAAAGATGGTAAGATCGCCGAAACAGGACCTTTGGACTACAAAATCCCGGGGATACGGAACATCCCAAAAGTGATGAACGTCAAACTTTTGAAGGACAGTGAAGGACCAAAGACTTGTTACTCTGCCAAG gGTATCGGGGAACCGCCGTTACTTTTGGCAATATCAGTGTTTTATGCAATCAAAGAAGCTGTGCTTGCAGCGAGGACAGAGGAAAACCTGACCAATGATTGCTTCTTTAATTCTCCAGCAACTGTAGAAAAGATTCGTATGGCGTGTCAAGACAAAATAACTCAAAAG ACCAAGTAG